From the Cucurbita pepo subsp. pepo cultivar mu-cu-16 chromosome LG05, ASM280686v2, whole genome shotgun sequence genome, one window contains:
- the LOC111796211 gene encoding putative pentatricopeptide repeat-containing protein At5g59200, chloroplastic codes for MMRVSSFFGTWKHNRWKACLKLFPSSCKSLHTENSKIVSTNICISRHVRNGHLDLAQTLFDEMPVRSVVSWNIMISGYSKVGQYSEALELASGMHCSNVKLNEKTFSTLLSICAHSGCTHEGKQYHCLVLQSGLQIFELVGSALLYFYANTDDINGAKLVFDELHDKNDLLWSLMLVGYVKCNLMDDAFDLFKKIPTRDVVAWTTLISGYARSEHNCRRALELFCSMFTNGEVEPNEFTFDCVVRACGRLRYLSQGKVVHGILTKYGFHFDHSICGALILFYCQCEAVDFAKTVYDSMERPCLNASNALLEGLLLVGRINDAEEIFVKLREKNPVSYNLMLKGYAISGRIEESKKLFEKMTHKTLISSNTMITVYSRNGEIEKALKLFESTKGEGNPVTWNSMISGYIQNHQHEEALRLYQTMCKTSVERSRSTFSVLLQACTCLGTILLGRSLHGHAIKTAFDSNVYVGTSLIDMYSKCGSVYDAKISFASVYSPNVAAYTALINGYVQHGLGVEAFLVFENMLKNKIVPNAATLLGILSACSRVGMVNEGMKIFHSMEKCYGVIPTLEHYACVVDLLGRSGHLYEAEEFIRNMPIEADGVIWGALLNACWFWMDLELGESVAKKMLCLDPKAISAYVILSNIYAILGKWVEKIHVRRRLRSLKVKKDRGCSWIDVNNRIHVFSVGDRSHPNCNAIYATLEHILAHVNSIVQFDHVPRSVSEVSFPNPIHHFL; via the coding sequence TCTACTAATATTTGTATAAGTCGTCACGTAAGAAATGGTCATCTTGATCTTGCCCAAACTCTGTTCGATGAAATGCCTGTAAGAAGCGTTGTCTCATGGAATATCATGATTTCTGGATACTCCAAAGTAGGACAGTATAGTGAAGCTCTCGAGCTGGCTTCAGGAATGCATTGCAgtaatgtaaaattaaatgagaagACTTTTTCTACTTTGCTGAGTATTTGTGCACATTCAGGGTGTACACATGAGGGAAAACAATATCATTGTTTGGTTTTGCAATCTGGGTTGCAGATTTTTGAGCTTGTGGGAAGTGCATTGTTGTATTTCTATGCGAACACCGATGATATTAATGGAGCTAAGCTGGTTTTCGATGAGTTGCATGATAAGAATGATTTGTTATGGAGCTTGATGCTTGTAGGGTATGTAAAATGCAATTTGATGGATGATGCTTTTGatctgtttaaaaaaatacctacTCGGGATGTGGTGGCGTGGACTACTTTGATATCAGGGTATGCCAGAAGCGAGCACAACTGCAGAAGGGCATTGGAATTATTCTGCTCCATGTTCACAAACGGTGAGGTCGAGCCTAATGAGTTCACTTTTGATTGCGTTGTGAGAGCTTGTGGGAGACTAAGATATTTGAGTCAGGGCAAGGTTGTTCATGGGATTTTAACTAAATATGGATTCCACTTCGATCATTCAATTTGTGGTGCactgattttattttactgtCAGTGTGAAGCTGTTGACTTTGCCAAGACAGTTTATGATAGTATGGAGAGACCGTGTTTAAATGCTTCAAATGCTCTTCTGGAGGGGCTGTTATTAGTGGGAAGAATCAATGATGCTGAGGAAATTTTTGTCaaattaagagaaaagaaTCCGGTTTCATACAATTTGATGCTTAAAGGGTATGCAATTAGTGGTAGGAttgaagaatcaaagaaattatttgaaaaaatgacTCATAAAACTCTAATTTCATCGAACACTATGATAACTGTGTATTCTAGGAATGGTGAAATTGAAAAAGCTCTGAAATTATTTGAGTCAACGAAAGGTGAGGGAAATCCTGTGACATGGAATTCAATGATATCAGGCTATATTCAAAATCATCAGCATGAAGAAGCTTTGAGACTCTATCAAACCATGTGCAAAACATCAGTTGAGCGTTCTAGATCAACATTCTCTGTTCTGCTTCAAGCATGCACATGCCTAGGAACTATTCTATTGGGTCGATCACTCCATGGCCATGCAATCAAGACAGCCTTTGACTCTAATGTTTATGTCGGAACATCTCTCATAGATATGTACTCAAAATGTGGGAGTGTCTATGATGCTAAAATCTCGTTCGCCAGTGTTTATTCCCCTAATGTAGCAGCTTATACCGCTCTAATTAATGGATATGTGCAGCATGGGCTTGGAGTTGAAGCATTCTTAGTCTTTGAGAACATgttaaagaacaaaattgtGCCAAATGCAGCTACACTTCTGGGGATTCTTTCTGCATGTAGTCGTGTTGGTATGGTCAATGaaggaatgaaaattttccacTCTATGGAAAAGTGTTATGGTGTGATTCCAACTTTAGAACACTATGCATGTGTGGTGGATCTTCTTGGTCGGTCGGGACATCTGTATGAAGCTGAAGAATTTATCAGAAACATGCCAATTGAAGCCGATGGGGTTATTTGGGGAGCTCTGCTAAATGCTTGTTGGTTTTGGATGGACTTGGAATTGGGCGAGAGTGTGGCTAAGAAGATGCTTTGTTTGGACCCCAAAGCAATTTCTGCTTATGTTATTCTGTCTAATATATATGCTATATTAGGGAAGTGGGTAGAGAAGATCCATGTGAGGAGGCGATTGAGGAgcttaaaagtgaaaaaggaTCGTGGTTGTAGCTGGATCGATGTAAATAATAGAATTCATGTTTTCTCTGTAGGAGATAGGTCCCATCCTAACTGTAATGCTATTTATGCAACGTTGGAGCACATATTAGCACATGTAAACTCTATAGTTCAATTTGACCATGTTCCCAGATCAGTTTCGGAGGTTTCTTTTCCAAATCCAATACACCACTTCCTTTGA
- the LOC111796215 gene encoding bidirectional sugar transporter SWEET3b-like — MGSHHSIRMIVGIFGNGASLLLYCVPILTFWRVVKKKSTEEFSCVPYIVALLNCLLYTWYALPVVSNGWENFPVVTINGFGVLLEFSFIFIYFWFSSPKRKKKVALRLVGVVIVFSCVGMISTFALKSHHLRKLFVGCIGLVASVAMYGSPLVAMKQVIKTKSVEFMPFYLSFFSFSASSLWLAYGLLSHDLFLASPNLVGSPLGLLQLVLYCIYRNKGKEEEEEEGCVKEAVANWDMEKNNAKQIPHQNGSQV, encoded by the exons ATGGGATCTCATCATAGCATTCGAATGATTGTTGGAATCTTTG GAAATGGTGCTTCTTTGCTGCTTTATTGTGTTCCCAT ATTGACATTTTGGAGGGTTGTAAAGAAGAAGAGCACAGAGGAGTTTTCATGTGTTCCATACATTGTGGCGCTGTTGAATTGTCTTCTTTATACTTGGTATGCTTTACCAGTTGTGAGCAATGGATGGGAGAACTTCCCTGTTGTCACCATTAATGGCTTTGGTGTTCTTCTTGagttctctttcattttcatctacTTCTGGTTTTCCTCTCCAAAACGAAAG AAGAAGGTGGCTTTGAGATTGGTGGGAGTAGTTATAGTGTTCAGCTGTGTGGGGATGATCTCTACTTTTGCTTTGAAAAGTCACCATCTTCGGAAGCTTTTTGTGGGATGCATTGGTCTTGTTGCTTCTGTTGCCATGTATGGCTCTCCATTGGTAGCTATG AAACAagtaataaaaacaaagagtGTTGAGTTTATGCCATTTTATTTGtcattcttctccttctctgcAAGCTCTTTGTGGTTAGCTTATGGACTCCTCAGCCATGACCTCTTCCTTGCA TCTCCAAATCTAGTGGGAAGCCCATTAGGGTTGCTACAGCTTGTGTTGTATTGCATCTATAGGAATaagggaaaagaagaagaagaagaagaaggatgtgTTAAAGAGGCTGTGGCCAATTGGGACATGGAAAAGAATAATGCAAAACAAATTCCACACCAAAATGGCTCTCAAGTTTAG